A window from Limanda limanda chromosome 14, fLimLim1.1, whole genome shotgun sequence encodes these proteins:
- the LOC133019601 gene encoding olfactory receptor 8G17-like, with translation MENFTWNSDTLQLEGLKVTQVSVYPVFFFFLLSYILIILANIGILVVIFIDKNLHQPMYLLFCNLPVNDIVGNSIMLPRLLSDILRPPSERLISFYECVLQAFSTHMFGTTSHTILMIMAFDRYVAICNPLRYAAIMTNKMVVMLTMSAWGTAFVLVGILLGLTLRLNRCRTVITNPFCDNASLFKLSCESSFINNIYGLTFTVVLLSSSIGSIVLTYAKITVVCVISKSKSLNSKALKTCSTHLMSYMIMFLCGMLVITLHRFPQLSDYRKLCAILFHVIPGSLNPIIYGVQSKEIRTFLSQLIQSRKVS, from the coding sequence ATGGAAAACTTCACGTGGAACAGTGACACCCTGCAGCTGGAGGGGTTAAAGGTCACACAGGTTTCTGTCTAccctgtcttcttcttcttcttactctCCTACATCCTCATCATCTTAGCAAACATCGGCATCCTGGTGGTGATTTTCATAGATAAGAACCTTCACCAGCCCATGTACCTGCTCTTCTGTAACCTGCCCGTCAATGACATCGTGGGAAACTCCATCATGTTGCCTCGGTTGCTGTCAGACATCCTGCGTCCTCCCTCCGAGCGCCTCATCAGCTTCTACGAGTGTGTGCTGCAGGCGTTCTCCACGCACATGTTCGGCACCACCTCTCACACGATACTGATGATCATGGCCTTTGACAGATACGTGGCCATCTGTAATCCTCTGCGTTACGCCGCCATCATGACCAACAAGATGGTGGTCATGCTGACCATGTCTGCCTGGGGCACGGCCTTTGTTCTGGTGGGGATTCTGTTGGGTTTGACCTTAAGACTGAACCGATGCAGGACAGTGATCACGAACCCGTTCTGTGACAACGCCTCGCTGTTCAAACTCTCCTGTGAGAGTTCGTTTATTAATAACATCTACGGCCTCACGTTCACCGTGGTCCTGCTCTCTTCTTCTATCGGCAGCATAGTTCTCACCTACGCTAAGATCACAGTCGTGTGTGTGATCAGTAAGAGCAAGTCTCTGAACAGTAAGGCCCTGAAGACCTGCAGCACCCACCTGATGTCGTATATGATCATGTTCTTATGTGGAATGCTTGTCATTACTCTGCATCGCTTCCCTCAGTTATCTGACTACAGGAAGCTGTGCGCCATTCTGTTTCACGTCATCCCCGGCAGCTTGAACCCCATCATCTACGGAGTCCAGTCCAAAGAGATACGAACGTTTCTGTCTCAACTGATTCAGTCCAGAAAAGTCTCATAA